TTTCCCAACCACAGTAATCAATTGGCTCTTGCTTGGAAAGCGAGATCAATTCTCTAGTAGGAATCTTGTCAAACCCATGTTGCTTAGGTTTGACATGTAGTTGAGCCTAAGGGCATTGGTTTGGAAGCTCACCAGAACTATGCCTATTTAAGATCATTTTATAGCCATACCCAAGGGTGTTAGGTCTAAAAGTAAACTAGATACATGTCATCTGGGCAAGGTATTCTACCTAGGCTAGGGGTGTTGGATATGGATGCAAACCTTACTTATTTATCATTGGGTTATCACAATGTCTTTGGACCTTCTAAACTAGAACTTAGGCTCAacattcatttttcataatgcttaaaaatattgatcaatCGATAGCTTTCCAAGTCTTTGTGTATTCAATATGCAAAGATTTGTTTTGAAGGGTTGTCAATTTTTAATGAGatactttttactttttctaTGCGATAGATTATCCCAAACAAAACTTTTAGGATTCTTGTGGCCATGTGACTTGCCCTAATTAAACGAGTCTATTAGGAAGAGAAAACAATGACATGCATTCAATGTAGTAATtaactagttatttttttatatttgtggtGACATCAAGGGTTATTCATCCAATGAGGAGGAGGAAAAGTTATTTCCTTTATAACTCTAGTCACTCTCACTTCCATTCTTTTCTTAtactttcatttttatatattctttactaaaaacaaattgttgtTGAAGCTTTGAGCAAGATTTATtcccatttatatatatatatatatatatatatatatatatatatatatatatatataactctgtTATTGTCAGTATTCCTCCATTTTAAACTactctcttcttccttcttgtTATTTAGTTAGAAAAACATGGATTCTAAAAGAGTGAGTAGAGATGTTGCTTTTTTCGGTGGTGAATTTAGCTTCCAACCAAAAACTAGGGGAAACAATAGGGGATAGGGTTTATTAGACTAGGCCTTAGGACTAAAGAGGGTGGAACTCTAGCATCCACCTCTAGAAAGGGGAAGGTAGTTTCCAAACCCAGAGAAGTCCCTCTCCCTCTGCGTCTAAGGAACCTTGAAAGAGAAATAGGTTGCCTCAAACCCTTAAGCACACTAAGCACAACACCTTAACCATAGAACAAATGGCCTATATGAATGGCTAGCAGCTATGAAAATATATGGCTAAATTGTCTCCAAAGAATGAAAAGATCAATCAATCAACCTTGGCCACTTTTAGGGAACGTTGTGAAGTCATTGCCTTTTTGTTCATGTAAGAGTCGGGGTACTCAGTCCCTCTTTAAAGGTTCTTGAAGGAAGTATTTTGCTATTATAGGTTAGGTTCAGGTCAAGTGCATTCTTACGAATAAATTAGATTATtcacttttgacaattttcttaAGTTTGTTAGACTTGAGCCTACTATAAATATGTTTAGGACAAGTTATAATTTGATTATTGGCGCTAACAACAGCAACAAAGTCTAATGGTTTTGACCTTTACCAACAAACCCAACAGACCTATGAAAAAGATCTTATAGGGCAAGCCTGCCACGTCAAAAAATGAAGTAGGAGGTGGCTAATCATAAGGTACAACAAGATGGTTAGCCCAATAGATAAGATGATAGAAATCTGGGGTTATGTCCACTATTAAAAATTACCCTCTGAAATGAATAGTAAACCCTTTCTGATCTTGAATTAGGAAGAAACATGAACTATGTTGGTACAGACCTCCTCAACTGAGTACGAGATGAATGAGATGGCTAAAGAGCATTATCGGGCCTTGTTGCAAAATATATAgcttcttatattttatttttgtatatttaaatattcatctctgacttatttttatataaggtTAACAACTGAAGGGAAGGAGAGTTAGCAGGTTCTACATCTGAGAAGGCACATCCATCCCTTAATTTATATGGTTCTAGGACCGGAGCAAAGATGGAAAATGACCCTATCAAAACAGATAAGCTTCCTATCCCTCTTAAGAAGTAAATGAGACTTTTTTCTGCGTATCACCCCATGTCTTTGCATTTATCTCTCCACTGAAGAACAGCTGTTTATACTGTCCTCTTGATTTGTTCGTTTCAAATTCCAACACCAAACAAAGTTAAACATTCCATCCAGGCCTGTTCATTCTTCACACTCGTCTCAGATGCGTAATTAAGTTCAATACTTGCTTTCATGTTAGAACCAGAGGTACAACTACGGTCATTTTGTACAGCTTTTTTACTATTTCCACTAATATAGTATCCGACTCCTCTGATGAGAATGGAGTTGCTGCAATGCAATAGAATTGAGGTTTCCATGCTGTTGCTGCTTCCTCGACCCTCCTCCGTTCTTCAATTGAATTTTGCATCATCTGACACCAGAAGTGGGAAAAGCCTACCAGCCAATACactgtttttaaatattgatattaaactaagaataaaaaataaaaattggcaTTTTCTGTTGAAGGTTGACTTGCTGAAACTTTTACCTTGTATGAAACATCTCCGCGCATGGAATCATTCCAAAGCACATGAAGCAATCATGTTTGCCCCTGAatacaattttttctttcaaaatttaatcCATCCTTCATCACATTTTTATGCTCATGTATCTGCCAATCAAATTGGCAAGGGCGTCTATCAATGACTTTGGGTTGAATATCACACCAACTTTCGGATCACAAACAGAGTCAACCGTGATCtgcaaaaacataatttgattaACCTAGTGAACAAATAAAGCAACTTAACATCATCAGGGAAGGGTGAATTAACATCAATGAGCAAATCGCTCTACTCAGTTTTCTAGTCCCCAATAAGAGATGGGCCAATATCACAATCATTGAATAGAGCACATGAAATGCCAGCCAGGTAAATGCCAGCCTACCTGCCCTTAGAATTTGCTTGACAATGCCATACTCAGCAAGCCATTGTGGAAAGCAAGCAGTAATGGGAAAAGGTGTactttttaagcaaaaataacCAATGCAAAGAGTAGAGCTAAAAGAAGATATCATACTAGGAGATTTCCAGAAAGAATTTCTCAGATAGCTTTTCTAATATAGAATTTGTCTGCTTCATAGTAAACCAACTGCTGTAAGCAATAGAGATAAGACATCTATAACTTGTCAAAGTTACGAaactacaaaacaaaacattgaaCTCCAAGACATGCCACATAATCATTTGAATATGTAGCTGCTGGAATTTAGTTTAAATGCAACTAAAAGGAATGATATAAGCACACATACCACATCAAATATCCCTTGGGAAGCCAAGCACTGCACATCTATGGGAATCTGGCCATCTTTGGGAACTAAAAGTGTATTGATATACTGGTTTGGCTGCATAGAGATATCAACGGAAGTAAATAGCATGCttcattctgttttttttcccctcaaaatCAAAGAAGTTTTGCAAACcttgtatattaaatgttttatCACAGAACTTGAGCAAAACCGTAGCACTTTTTTCTTTAGAAAGCAAGAACCAACAACCTACTAGCATGACTTGTCAATCCTTAAGTTGGAGGTGTCAAAAGAAGCAAAGGGTACATGAGCATATAAGGCTGGAAAATCACAATTTCCCTAACTGCTATATCCCCCGCAAAAGTGAAGTCCTTCGTTTCTTTTCAACTCAAAGTGTATTCAGCCAGAAAATGTTTGTGCTGAATGAATAAAGAAGCAATGTTGCAagcatcaacttaaaaaaattctcataaaaAGGTACGAGGACAGAAAGGACCATCTTTTTGACAAGTACTTGAttgtaaggataaaaaatgagaacTTCTCACCATAGGGAAGGTTACACATTGTAAATAAAAGCACGTGTAGCAACCAGAAGAAAACCAGTTTGTTTTGCCCCTGTGCTGTATTGAATAGTCAATTTGCACCTTTTATTTTGGAGCAAATGCAATCCATTCATACCCAATTTATAGCTCCTGTTAGATTCTGAACTAAAGCGATCTTGTGGACTTCTAACATTGCATTTCACAAATATGGATGTCAAGTAATACatggattttataaaaattgtaaaCAGAAGTTATTGACTGGGTTGAATTGGATAAcatttttgttgatttggaTGCAATACTGAATTGGAAACATAGGGTGCAAATTGACTTGTCAACTCAAACATGGGTGGAAAATGGTAGTTTTCTCTACCAACCAGTATGAAGGGGACTGTGAATTGTCCAGCCCCTTTTCTGGTTCCTGAATCCAAAATacagacaaaaagataagaaatgcaCAATGTGTggtggttttattaataaagaTATTCAGCTATAGATCGCACATGCATAGGGTAGAATATGTTTCTAAAAATTGGATAAAACAGAagaatattttttcatcataacTCCATGATTGTCTCAAAATATAATCCATCTAGCCACTTACAAAATTTTCCAAACAAGAATCAGTATCTCCATATTTTCGATTTAGGGCGTCTGTTATGGAAGTTACAAACCCAGAAGCAGAAAAGCCATTTGTCTCTCGATCATGTGTACCATTCAACAAAAGTACCTAATGTTGGAGAGAGCTAAATAAGTATAGCACATGTATGCTAAAATAGCAGCATATTTTGATGTTCAGCttgtaaataatatataagaatGTCCAAACATGGAACGTCAGAGGATTCTAATTTCCAAATCTGTGACATGATCGATCAAGAGAGTAATGATAGATTTTGATGCAAATAAGACAGCAAGAAATTAGCCAAATGCATCAATTGATGCATGTCCAAGAGGTTATGAAATCAGCACCTTGGGGCAGTTCCTGGAAGAAATAATTTCTCCAATGCCACGTAACACCTAAGACAAGTCATATTTAATGATGAATAACAAGTAAATGAAACAGCCATAGATAATGATATTCCACAAGTAAACAAAATCACATCAATATCCTCCTGCAAACCAAAAGATGAGAAAACGAATTTGgcaacaatcatcaaatgaaagttaaatttcattaaaaacacCGAATCAAGAATGTTACCAATGATgggcaaacggaggtaaagagGGATCCCATTGCATAAACAATACAATCCACATTACTCAATCGGTCCAAGACAGATGCATTTACCATGGGGAAGACCTATTCAATTTGAATAATAACATTATTAGAATTAGAGATTACATATTTCAACAACCAAGATCCACATTTCATGACATGAATATGCAACCGTAAGAAACTTGAgagagaagttttttttttttaaaaaaaaagaaagactgGAAACAGGACATCAATGTGACTAATGAAGTTTGAAAGGTACAGGCATGTCCTATCTCCCTGTATCACTATTCACCAAATACATAAAGCACGTCAGCAAAATTGTTCACcacaaggggaaaaaaaccaaactttaCAAATCACCTGACATCAAATTCCAGGTGCAAGAGATCAAAAACAAGTGAATATACAGCATCATATTCACGTATCTAAGAAAGAAATTGGTGTTATGCTGACATGCTATATTTTGCATGTTAAAGTTTCAAATGACTACATAATTGTGGTCTTATAAGAAATTACAGAAAGATAAATCTTATTGAAGTACCAATGCCAGAATACCGTCTTTCatttttgcttttcaatttttgttgcaatgtcaGGCTCTTGCATATGAAGGTAGTACCAAAGGTTCTGGGCCACTTTTACATTATACCAACCAAAAAACACATGACCATGACACAAGAACAATTCTTCATGATGATAATTGTTTGTGGTAGAAGAATAAAGTGCAAGATGTATTCACCTCGTGCAGTGAGTTTCCACCCTCATTTGACATATAGAAAACCCTCTTTATTCTTGAAGGAAGTGCTGGGACTGAAGAACATCCCTACCCAAAAGAATTTATTTCCATAAGAACTCAGCATTTCAAAAGaacttttaaattatcaataaagTGCAATCCCAACACCATTATGCTCTGGTATAAAACTAGGAATTGGATTCTGTTTCCAAATATGATGACTAGGAGAAATTTTACTTGTTTATATAGTCTAAACTGATTAACACATATTCTCCCAGCACCAATATTTCTGTATTTAGATGCATGTCAGCAATTGGTCTCCAGAGATCAGTTAAATGATTTGGTGAACAAAACCTCAGTCCAAAGTGTACTTTGGATGACAACTGAGAATTGGATTTCCTAATATCATTTAGATATCAAATCAATCACAACAATGAGAAAAGAGATATattcttacaataaaaaatattgattaacaCAAATTTGCCCTTACAGATGTGATTGCCTCTCTACCACACAATGTTAAGTGATGCTTAATAAGGAAGAAACAAGGTTACAGCAGAAGAGAAGTAACAGAACCACCAGCAGAAGCAGCATAACAATTTGCATGTGCTGAATATCGTAATTGGCATGTGATGATTAGTTGGTGGATTCAGTTAGTAGCTGAAAAGTAGCTAGTGACAGTTAGGAAGTTAGTTGCAAGGTAGTTAGAAGCAGTTAGGTATTAACGCCATTTATAAATAAGAGTGTATGAGAAACGTAGAGGGCAAGTAATAAAGCTGAATCATTTTCTGTATTTGCAGAAgactctttctctttctctctttcttctacTTCTCAACCTCCCTTTCTTAAACTACTAACCACCATTTTTAAGGACATTTCTTATCAATTTTGTACCAGAGCCAAAGATACAAACAAGATGGGAGCTCTAGAAGAGCAGAGCAGATAAACAAATGAAGAAATACAAGAGGTAAGAGCTGAAGTTAAAATGCAAGGAACTGAGTTATACAATAAGATAGAACAGCTACAATTGAAGATGGAGACAATGCTGTCAACCATGAGTTCCTTTAAGGCCAATCAAGACAGTGAATGAGAAATGCGGGAGAATGTTGTTGGGATTCAAGAAAGCAACAGAGGAGGGTATAATATAACTTTGCCAAAGGCGGAATTACCTAACTTTGTGGGGGAAAATCCTTGTGGTTGGGTGAGGAAGTGTATGAAATTCTTTAAGATGCACTTCATAGTCGTCCACCAATGAGTTGAAATTGCTTCTTTGTACTTAGAAGGAAGAGCTGAGATTTGGTATGAAGGGTTCTTGGTAGGAGGTAAGGACTTAATGAATTGGGATGAGTTTTCAAAAGTAATTTGTTTAAGGTTTGGCAGTCAAAGAGTGGCCAGTACCTCATACAATCAAAGAACTGAGGGGATTCTTGGGTTAGTACGATATTACAAGAAATTCATTGAAGGAATCATCAGTAAACCGTtaactgaaattttgaaaaaaaaaaaaagtttgggtgGAATGACATGGCTCAAGAGGCATTTGACAGACTCAAGGAAGCTTCATGTATAGCACTAGTGTTAGCATTGCCTGATTTTGATAAGGTTTTTGTACTGGAGATTGATGCTTGTGCCAGTGGAATAGGGGTTGTGTTAAGCCAAGAAGACAAACCTTTAGCTTTTTTCAGCAAAGCATTGAGTACAAAACACTAGTAGCTAGATGATATATCTAGTGCTTGAAGATATATATCTCAGGTGTATAACAATGAATCAACCTAAGAAGTGGTTTAAATGGTTATCGTTAGCTCAATGGTGGCACAACACTAGCTTCCACTCTTCTATCAAAATGAGTCCCTTCCAAGCATTGTTTAGGTATCCACCACCAAGCAGGGCATTGTCTACTAAAGAATTTAGTTCAATGGCTACAGTGAAGAGGTGGTAACCAATAGAATTAATATGGATCAGTTCTTGCAGAAGTAGTTAGAGAAGGTTGTGCATAGGATAAAGCATATGGCAGATAAAAATAGAACTGATAGCGAATTCAAGGAGGTGGATTATATTTACTTAAAGGTTCAACCATACAAGCAATCAAGTATGGAATTAGGGAAGCATTTCAAGCTCAATCTGAGATTTTATCGTTCATATAAGGTTTTGTAAAAGATTGGTTCAGTTGCATATAGGTTGGAATTACAAAAAGAAGTTGCCATACACCTAGTTTGTCATGTCTCATTGCATAAGAAAAAGCTTAGTGAGAATGTAGTAACCTCAACAACTTTGACAATAGTGGGTGGTGGTGGAAGGGCAAACATTGCTCCAGTGACTATACTGGATAGGGAACTCATGAAGAAAGGAAATAAGGTAGAGCTGATGGATTAGTACAGTGGTCTAATATGTTTGAGGAAGATGCCACTTGAGAGAATTTGGAAGAATTGAGTCAACAATTCCTGGATTTTAGCTTGGATTCTTGAGGACAGGAATTTTAAAGGGAGGGCAAACTTTTACATGATGCTTCACAAGGAAGAGAGAAGGTTACAGCAGAAGAGAAATAACAGAACCAGCCACAGTAGCATAGCAATTTACATGTGATGAATATTGTAAATGGCATGTGATGATTAGTTAGTTGATTCAGTTAGGAAGTAAGTTGAAAGATAGTTAGAAACAGTTAGGTAGTTAACTTCACTGTAGAAATAAGAGAGTATGAGAAAAGTAGAGGGCAAGTAATAAAGTTTAATCATTTTCTGTATTTGCAGAatactctctctttctctctttcttctacTTCTCAACCTTCCTTTCTAAAACTACAAACCACCATTGTTAAGGACATTCCTTAACACCCAACCACCATGATTAATCAGACTTGATCCCATCAAGCACACGGAACTTTTGACAAGATAGTTCCATCATCACTTCAATTGCAGCACACATTACCTCCATAAACTACTAATTTGCGGCCAAATAAGATATTCTCGGCAATCCCTATTCAGAAATTCTCAGTAAAATATTGATACATTAACTAATTGAAAACTAATTGTACTTCAAGTCACATAGCTAAACAACAATACCTTATCAATGTGTTGCATGGTTCCACTGGTTGGATGTGAAATCTCATTCTGACCTCGAATAATAGTGCCATCCTAACataaattactaaaatattagaaaagaaagaaagatgctgTATAAAAATTTTCCGAGCATACAAGTGTTAAAAATCAGTAAACAGCTACAAATCAATGACCTAGGTTGCAATTGCAAAAACTAAATTTGGAAATGTTATAAAGTATAATCTGCATATGTCACAAGCATACACACTTAACATAAAGTGGTAGCAATACCCATAATTCGCATCCTAATGTAAGCCTGTCATTTGTTGAGATGACTGGAAGAACCAGACTTTCTGCTGGAATATCTGAAACacgtgaaaataaaaatatagcgGCATctaaagattgaaaaaatatgcGTGCACCTGCAAAGAAAAAATTCCCAATGCTGCAAAAAAGAAGCATGTCAGTTAAGTCATGATTGTGTAAAAAGCTTCACAAAACACAGAGAAATTTAAGGTGGAAAGCTTTATCAAGAATGGGGAAAAACTTaaggaaacaacaaaaattatccAAGAACATATGATTCTCTAGAATACATAGACTTCAGGGCAAATCACTCCTAGATATTGGTGGAATAGGAAGCCTACTCAAGAACATGATCATCaatattctaaatataaaaCAGCACTGTGACACCACAAAACAGAAAGTAGCAAGACATAGTTACAATTGGATACAAGTACCTGCCATTACTAAAGCAAAATGATTCATTAGGCCGGCGCAGGATCTGCATTCACAAAACATTTATTGATTTCATACTAACATTATTTCACAATTTCTAACAAGCACTAAAGCATTTGACAGAAACAACACATACAAAAGTTGGAACCAATCTGGAGaagaagcaaaataaataaataaataatgaaatccaGCAAACTttcaaaagaagaacaaaagtaAGAGGTGTCACCATTAACTTTCCTATACCCTATCACCAATATTAACCACTTCATCTCTCACATAAAAGTTCCTCTCATTTTGTAGAAAGTTTACGTTAAGTCCATAGACCTTCGACGACATAGTTAATAGGCATGCAAGAAGCACGTTGCATGAAAATCAACAAGATGAAATGGCAATAAAGGGGCAATCCAGTATCATTTTCAGCTTAGCCTACCTCATTTTggaaataaacaagaaaagctCGAATTGTTTCACTATATGGTCTTGATACGCCTTTCCATAAAGAGTGTTCTCCTCCTACAATATCATACCTGCCAAATTCCAATTCAGCACACTGTTATTCAATACCGGCACCATATATATACCTAGCAAGTAAAACAGTAGAAATTCAGGATAGAACCTATAAAACTGAATTTAATAGTAGACAACACGGTAATTTAAGGAATTTCAAGACACCTtttacataaacaaaatatacctaagcaaaaaatacaacattacTGGACCATCAAGTTTTTGCACATCAAACTTTTTCTCGAATATTTTATGTTCAATGACAACCGGTCTAGCACTTTTAACacctttctcttttccttttttctcaaatttcctACAATTTTTTACACTGATTTCATGAGAGGAAAAGTCAAATATGAaaagcaaccaagaaaacgTTGAAATGCATAAACACACAAGGATAAATTAGTGTAAATCCAAGTTATGCGAAGAAACACATTTTGGAACCGATTAGTAAGATGAATATTATGACTTAAAAGGAGAAGTGCTTTAAATTGAAATGTGTTTAatgttatatatttaaattaagaaatcaacaaaattcACAAGACATATTATTACCATTGGGATTTGGAATCTTGAGGATCAAGAGGTAAGCGATGCCCAAGCAATCTTCTGACAGCAAGAGCTTCAGCACTACTTTGATCAGACAATCTTAAACACCTCGACCGAATATCTCCAACCGCAGGACCACCTAAGTTACAGTTTAGAGTATATCAATCAT
This is a stretch of genomic DNA from Populus alba chromosome 11, ASM523922v2, whole genome shotgun sequence. It encodes these proteins:
- the LOC118051911 gene encoding uncharacterized protein YNL011C isoform X1, with translation MADSCLGPLISKASSPSLLLHSPPQLLFPFSSFPKPIPKHLVLSMTSLQCSSSPSSISNSSPRPSQPSLLVFSGGTAFNGVVEELKKLTTSVAHVLPVSDDGGSTAEIVRVLGGPAVGDIRSRCLRLSDQSSAEALAVRRLLGHRLPLDPQDSKSQWYDIVGGEHSLWKGVSRPYSETIRAFLVYFQNEILRRPNESFCFSNGSIGNFFFAGARIFFQSLDAAIFLFSRVSDIPAESLVLPVISTNDRLTLGCELWDGTIIRGQNEISHPTSGTMQHIDKGCSSVPALPSRIKRVFYMSNEGGNSLHEVFPMVNASVLDRLSNVDCIVYAMGSLFTSVCPSLVLRGIGEIISSRNCPKVLLLNGTHDRETNGFSASGFVTSITDALNRKYGDTDSCLENFPNQYINTLLVPKDGQIPIDVQCLASQGIFDVITVDSVCDPKVGVIFNPKSLIDALANLIGRYMSIKM
- the LOC118051911 gene encoding uncharacterized protein YNL011C isoform X3; the protein is MADSCLGPLISKASSPSLLLHSPPQLLFPFSSFPKPIPKHLVLSMTSLQCSSSPSSISNSSPRPSQPSLLVFSGGTAFNGVVEELKKLTTSVAHVLPVSDDGGSTAEIVRVLGGPAVGDIRSRCLRLSDQSSAEALAVRRLLGHRLPLDPQDSKSQWYDIVGGEHSLWKGVSRPYSETIRAFLVYFQNEILRRPNESFCFSNGSIGNFFFADIPAESLVLPVISTNDRLTLGCELWDGTIIRGQNEISHPTSGTMQHIDKGCSSVPALPSRIKRVFYMSNEGGNSLHEVFPMVNASVLDRLSNVDCIVYAMGSLFTSVCPSLVLRGIGEIISSRNCPKVLLLNGTHDRETNGFSASGFVTSITDALNRKYGDTDSCLENFPNQYINTLLVPKDGQIPIDVQCLASQGIFDVITVDSVCDPKVGVIFNPKSLIDALANLIGRYMSIKM
- the LOC118051911 gene encoding uncharacterized protein YNL011C isoform X4; this encodes MADSCLGPLISKASSPSLLLHSPPQLLFPFSSFPKPIPKHLVLSMTSLQCSSSPSSISNSSPRPSQPSLLVFSGGTAFNGVVEELKKLTTSVAHVLPVSDDGGSTAEIVRVLGGPAVGDIRSRCLRLSDQSSAEALAVRRLLGHRLPLDPQDSKSQWYDIVGGEHSLWKGVSRPYSETIRAFLVYFQNEILRRPNESFCFSNGSIGNFFFAGARIFFQSLDAAIFLFSRVSDIPAESLVLPVISTNDRLTLGCELWDGTIIRGQNEISHPTSGTMQHIDKGCSSVPALPSRIKRVFYMSNEGGNSLHEVFPMVNASVLDRLSNVDCIVYAMGSLFTSVCPSLVLRGIGEIISSRNCPKPNQYINTLLVPKDGQIPIDVQCLASQGIFDVITVDSVCDPKVGVIFNPKSLIDALANLIGRYMSIKM
- the LOC118051911 gene encoding uncharacterized protein YNL011C isoform X2: MADSCLGPLISKASSPSLLLHSPPQLLFPFSSFPKPIPKHLVLSMTSLQCSSSPSSISNSSPRPSQPSLLVFSVEELKKLTTSVAHVLPVSDDGGSTAEIVRVLGGPAVGDIRSRCLRLSDQSSAEALAVRRLLGHRLPLDPQDSKSQWYDIVGGEHSLWKGVSRPYSETIRAFLVYFQNEILRRPNESFCFSNGSIGNFFFAGARIFFQSLDAAIFLFSRVSDIPAESLVLPVISTNDRLTLGCELWDGTIIRGQNEISHPTSGTMQHIDKGCSSVPALPSRIKRVFYMSNEGGNSLHEVFPMVNASVLDRLSNVDCIVYAMGSLFTSVCPSLVLRGIGEIISSRNCPKVLLLNGTHDRETNGFSASGFVTSITDALNRKYGDTDSCLENFPNQYINTLLVPKDGQIPIDVQCLASQGIFDVITVDSVCDPKVGVIFNPKSLIDALANLIGRYMSIKM